The Amycolatopsis umgeniensis DNA segment CCGCCAGGCGACGTCGTCCCGGAGGACTCCCTCGAGCAGCGCCGCCACCATCAACACCCCGACCAGCACCCAGTCGCGCGATACCCGTTCGGGAGCGTCCGTGGCGCGGGGCTCGGCCCACAGCGAGCTCAGGGCGTTGGTGGTCACACAGTCAGCCTAGGGATCGCCGAGGCGTCGGGGACCGACCGAAAGAACGAGACGGGTCCGGCCTCGACGCCGATGTACCCGCCGCCGGGCTCGGCGATCGTGGGCCTACCGGTCCTCACCACGACAACGGAGTTTGCGATGAGAACACGTCAACCCACCACGACCGCACTCGAAGACCAGCGGATCCCGGTGAGAGCCAAGCTCGCCGCAGCGTGGACGAGCTTCATGTTCCTGTACGTCTACGTGGACATTCTCGCCTTCTTCAAGCCCGGCGTCATCGAGGACATCGCGGTCGGCGTCGTCTGGGAGTTCGACATCAGCCAGACGTTGTTGACCGCCTTCCTCGCGCTCATGGCGATCCCGATCCTCATGGTCGTGCTGTCGATGACGCTGCCCGCCCGGGCGAACCGCATCACGAACCTCGTCGTGGCCTCGGTACAGGTCCCGTTCGCGGCCTTCAACGTGGTGGGCGAGTCCTGGACGTACTTCTACGGCCTCGGCGTCGCACTGGAAGTGATCGTTCTCGCCTTCATCCTGTGGTACGCCTGGACCTGGCCCCGCACCGCACCGTCGGCGACCAGCCCGGACCGTGAAACCGTTCGCGCCCAACAACAAGCGTGAACTTGGTCAGGTGGGATCGCTCTGCGACGGTGCTCGTCGCGCCTCGACCGCCCCGTCCGGGCTGGGCTGGTCGGTGGTGAAGCCGGCGGATCGGAGGATCCGCAGGGCGGCCTGGTTGGACTCCCGAGACCACGACCCCGCGTCGAGCGTGCGAGCCAGATCCCTAGTTCCGCGGCCGCATCATCGGTGGGACCGGCTGCGAGGCGCGCAGCCAAGCGATCCGCTCGTCGCTCCACGAACCACCCGCCGTCATAGGAGGCACTCCTCGTGGCCCAGGCTCGGCACGGCGCCGACCCTAACGCGGTACACCACGACGGTCGAACGGATACTCGCTCACCGAGGGCGCCATCAAGCGCACCCACCGCTGATGGCGCGACTAACCGCGGAATCGCGCGGCCAATGCGGCGATCGGTGAGCGCCGGGTCCGAACGGGAAGCCGTCCGGAGATGATGTCGTCCAGCAGGGTCGCCACGGTCTCCTTCGCGCAGGTTCGGTTGGCGCCGATCCCGCCCGAGGGACCGCGTTTGATCCAGCCGACCACGTAGGCGCCGGTGATTCTGTCGACGCGGCCGTCGGTGTTCGGGATCGTGCCGCGGTCGTCGTCGAACGGAAGACCCGGCACGGGAACTCCGCGGTATCCGACCGCGCGCACGACCTGGCCGGTGGCGATCTCGCTTTGTCCGTCCGGGCCCGTGACGTGCAGACCGCGCACCTGCGTGTCCCCGATGATCCCCGTGGGCGCGGAGTGGAACCGCAGGACGATGCGGCGTCGGTCCGCGTCCGGCGGCGCGGTCCAGTCGACGGTCTCGCGGCCGAGCTCGCGCAGCAGTTTCGCCTTGCCTGTGCCCGCGTCGATCGCGGCCGTCGTGCGTGGGTCGGCGTCGTCGACGATGAGTGGTACGTCGGCGCGCGCGGCGAGCGCGAGCAGTTCCGGGGAGGTGTAGGCGGCGTCCTCCGGTCCGCGCCGGGCGAGCAGCACGACTTCCCGGATCTTGCTGGTGCGCAAGCGTTCCAGCGCGTGCGGGGCGATCGTGGTGCCGGTCAGGGTCGCCGGGTCGGCGGTGAGGATCCGGGCCACGTCGAGGGCGACGTTGCCGGTGCCGATCAGCACGACGCGTTCCGCGGACAGGTCCACCGCGTTCGCGGGGACGTCCGGGTGACCGTTGTACCAGCCGACCACGGTGGTCGCGGCGACGCTGCCGGGCAGGTCCTCTCCGTCCAGACCGAGTCCTCGCGCGGACGAAGCGCCGACAGCGTAAACGACGGCGTCATGGCGCCCGGCCAGCTCATCGGCGGTGACGTCCCGGCCGACCTCGGTGCCTAGGGTCAGCCGCAGCCGTGGGTGCTCCTGGAGCCGCGAGAACGTCTCGCCGATCCGTTTCGTGGCTTGGTGGTCCGGGGCGACGCCGTAGCGGATTAGCCCGCCCGCGACCGGCAGCCGGTCGATCAGGGTGACCCGCGCGTTCGTGTGCAGGAGCAGGTCCTCGACGGCGTACATACCGGCCGGGCCGGAGCCGACGACGGCGATGTCCGGTGGCGCGAAATCGCTCGGAATGGCCCTGTCGAACGTCGGCGGGCTCCAGCGGTGGAAGTTCGGTGCCGGATCCGCCGAGGACACGACCTCGCGACCCGCGTAGTACTCCGCGTTGATACCCGCGTAGACCTCGAGCGATCCGGTCAGCAGATCCGCCGGGAAGATCGCGTCCACCGGGCAGGCGTCCGCGCAGGCCCCGCAATCGATGCACGACGCGGGGTCGACGTAGAGCATCTCGGTGGTGCCGAAATCGGGCTCGTCCGGCGTCGGATGGATGCAGTTGACCGGGCAGACCGACACGCAGGTGGCGTCGCTGCAGCAGGTCTGGGTGATCGCGAAGGCCATGTCAGATCAGGTTCGCCCGCTTGTAGAACACCAGCGCGGGGCGGGTCAGCAGACCGCACGAACCGAGGAACTCCATCAGACCGGCGCAACTGGAGCGCATCATGGACTTGTGGTGCTCGTTGGTCTTCGCTTCGCGCAACGCTCGAGCGGTGTCGAGTCCCGCGTTCTTGTAGACGTCCCGGTTGACCATGCTGCTGACGATGAAGTACGACGCGATCGCGATGACCAGAGCGTTGATCCGGCGGCGCACGGGACCCGCGCCCTCCAGTTGCTCACGGGTCTCGTCCCTGGCGAACTTCATGTGCCGGGATTCTTCGACCACGTGGATGTTGTTGATGGTGCGCACGAACGGGACCACGCGCTCGTCACGCATCCAGTCGCGCTGCATCACGTCGAGAACCTCTTCGGCGACGAGGATCGCCGCGTAGGCCGCCTCGCCACTGGCCGTCGCCTTGAAGACCCGGCCGAGTTCGACGGCGAGCCGACGCGGGCGGTACGGGGGCGCGCCGAGTTTCGCGGCGCCGCGGGCGAACATGATCGAGTGGCGGCATTCGTCGGCGATCTCGGTCAGCGCCCACTGGAAGGCCGGGTCGGTCGGGTCCTTGGCGTAGAAGTCGCGCAGCACCATCTGCTGGAGGATCATCTCGAACCAGATACCGGTGCTCGCGACCGAAGCGGCTTCCTGGCGCGTGAGTTCCTTTTGCTGCTCCGGGCTCATTTCGCCCCAGTAGCTCGTGCCGTAGAGGGTGCTCCACTCCGGGCTCGCGCCGTGGAAGTTCTTGTCCAGCGGCGTCTCCCAGTCCACCTCGGTGGCCGGGTCATAGGACAGCATCGCGGCCGAATCGAGAAGCCGCTGCGCGGTCTCGCGGCGACCGGCCTCGGCCGTGCGCGGCACATCGGTGCTGGTCATACGGACCTCCCTGACGGCGTCGACAGAGTGCGCGGCTACCTGTTACCGCGATTCACTGTTACCCAAGGTAACATATAGTCGACCGTCTCGCGAGTGGGTGTGTCAGCCCACGGAAGAGGGGAAATCCGCCCATGACCGCATCCCGCCGCCTCGGCACCTTCGACCACGACGGACTCGTCTTCGACGTCCGTGACACCGGCCCGCTCGACGGCACCGTCGTCGTCCTGCTGCACGGATTCCCCCAGACCAGCGCGTCGTGGGCGGAGACCGCCGCATTGCTCCACCAGCGGGGATACCGCACGATCGTGCCCGACCAGCGCGGCTACTCCCCCCGCGCGCGCCCACGAGGCCGCTTCGCCTACCGGTCGAGCCGTCTCGTGGCCGACACCGTCGCGCTCATCGACACCCTCGGCTCCGGACCGGTCCATCTGGTCGGACACGACTGGGGTGCCAACGCCGCCTGGTCGACCGCGGCCCGGCGACCCGATCTGATCAGGTCACTGACCACCGTGTCGGTCCCCCACGCCGCGGCGTTCCTCCGCGCGATGATCAGCAGCGACCAGCTCATCCGGTCCTACTACATGTTCCTGTTCCAGCTCCCCTGGCTGCCCGAACTCGCCATCCGGCGCCGGCCGCGCGTACTCGAACGGACACTGGCCGGCACGGGGATGACACCGGCTCAGATCGACCGAGTCCGCCAGGACATCGTCCTCGGCGGAGCCCTCACCGGCGGGCTGAACTGGTATCGCGCGATGCTGCTGCAACACCCGGCCGCCCTCCGCGCCCGGGTCACCGTGCCGACCACCCACGTCTGGAGCGACGGCGACACGGCCTTGTCACGGCGAAGCGCCGAACTCGCCGGCCAGTACGTCGACGCCTCCTATCGGCTCGAGATCCTGACCGGCGTCAGCCACTGGGTCCCCGAAGAAGCGGCCACGACACTGGCCGCCATCATCGACCGCACAGCCACAGACGCCTCTGGTCCGCCGGCCTAACAGCGCCTAGAAACACACCGAAGCGAGATGTGCGAGGAGCAGCTTCGTCGTGGTCTCGGCGGCCTCTTCGGGGATGTTGTGCCCGATCCCCACGAGATTCTCCAGCCGGTACGGGCCGGTGACCCAGTTCTTGGTCGCCGCCACACCCGAGGGGGCGACCAAGCGATCCTTCGTGCTCGCGATGAAGAGCGTCGGTACCGAGACCCGCTGCTCGTAGCCCGTGAAATCGTTGGCCCGGTACCAGTTCAACGCGGCGGTCAGGGCACCCGGCTGGGAAAGCCGCCGGAAGTACTCCGCGCACTTTTCCGGCGAGGCGCCCGGAATCGTGGGTGGCCCGCCCGCGAGAATCAGGTTCTCCGGGATCGGGGTCGGCGCCCGGAAGTCCTCCATGTACTTGGACGCCTCCCGCTGAACGGGATCGGTCCGCAGCGCCTCGGCGAAGGCGCCGAGATGCGGCACCGAGACGGCGGTCAGCGACCGCACCCGGCGTGCGTACTTCGCTGCGGCGATCCAGGCGACCGCGGCGCCCCAGTCGTGTCCGACCAGGTCGAACCTTTGCCAGCCAAGGGAATCGGCCATCGCCCGGACATCTCGGACGGCGTGATCCAGGTGGTAGTTCTCGATCCCGAGAGGACGTACGCCCGGCGAGTAGCCCCGCTGGTCGGGGGCCACCGCCCGGTAACCGGCGGCGGCAAGTGCGCGCAACTGATGCTCCCACTCGATGCCGAACTCGGGGAAGCCATGCAACAACAGCACTTTCCGGCCGTGCCGCGGACCGGCGGCCACAGCGTCGAAGGTGCCGGCGGGAGTGGGTATCCGCAGCGGTTGAATCCGCGTCGGCTCGGCGGCTTGTGCGGTACCAGCGATACCCAAAGACGCCACACCGATGGCGGCCGTGGCACTCATCTTGATGAAACCTCGACGAGAGGGAGAGAGCGACATGCGGCCAGCCTGTCGGCCGAACGAGACGAAGACCATCGGGAACACCCCCGTCGTCACACTGGTGCAGGCCCTACCAACGACGGGCCCGCGCGAACCCTGGTGATCGGCCATTCCGCCTCGGACTCCGGTTGGCGGTGCACCAGGGGTGGGAAGTCCACGTAGCGTCGTGGCCATGGCCGGGGGACATAGACCCGCATTGAGCTTCCGGGGCCTGGTGGGCCTCGTTGCCGGATTCCTGTTCGGGGTAGGCGTGACAGTCTTCGCCGTGTTGATCGTGACAGGCGAGATCACCTTCATGAACAGCGCGGGCGAGCCCACCACCGATATCACCCGAATACTGCTCGGACTGCTCTTCGGCGCCCTGGGGCTCACGATGGCGGGTGCCGCAATCGCCGGATTCCCCCAAGGGCCGCACAGCAGCAGCGGGCGTGCCGACCGCGAAAGTGGCTTCGACAGCGACGCCGACCCCGACGACTTCGACTGATAGGTGCGCGAAGCGCGGCGGGCGCAGCTACGGAATCACGTGCCCCGCTCGGCGCCGAAGTCGGCCCCCTTGGTTTCGGCACTGAACAGCAAGGCGACGAGGGTGACCGCGATGGTGGCGACCAGGTACAGCACGACCGCGGTGGTCCCGTGGTTCTTGACGAGCCAGACGGCGATGAGAGGCGCGGGCGCGCCTGCGATGATCGACGAGCCCTGGAAGACCAGGGAGGCTCCGGCGAAGCGGCGCTCGGTCGGGAAGAGTTCCGCGATCCAGGCAGCCTCCGGACCGGCGAGGAGGCCGTGCAGCGCCGCGCCGACGCCCACGCCGACATACAGCAGCGGCAGGCTGTCCGATCGGACCATCAGGAAGAACAACGGCGCCCAGACCGCCAGTCCCGCGGCGGGAACCAGCATCGCGATTCGCCGTCCGACCACATCCGACCAGTGGCCGCCCGCCAGCATGCCCGCGAACTGCAGCAGGGATCCGACGGTCACCGCGAGAAGAACGTCGGATTTGGTGTATCCGAACGAAGTCGTGGCATAAGCCACCACGAAGACGGTGTAGACGTAGAACGCGACGTTCTCGCCCAGTCGGACGCCGAGGCCGCGCAGGACCGGTCCCGGGTGAGCGAGTGTTTCCAGGATGCTCGACCGCGGCCGTTCGGCCGTGGCGGAGTCGGCGCGTGAACGCGCCTGCTGGAAGACGGGCGATTCGTCGATGCGGCGGCGGATCCAGAAGCCGATGATCAGCAGGGGAACGGCGAGCAGGAACCCGATGCGCCAGCCCCAGTGCTCGAACTGCCCGGTGGGCAGCGCGATCGTCAGCAACCCCACGACCCCGGTCGCCAGTACCGTGCCGAGCGGGGCGCCCGCCTGCGGCCAGGCGGACCAGAACCCCCGGCGGCGGGGGCTTCCGTACTCGCTGACCATCAGCACGGCGGCACCGAATTCGCCACCGAGCGCGAAGCCCTGGACCAGGCGCAGAACGACGAGCGAGATCGTCGCCCCGATACCCGCCTGCGCGTACGTGGGCAGCAACCCGATGGCCGAAGTGGACAGGCCGAGCAGCAGGAACGTCACGACCAGCATGGGTTTACGGCCGAGGCGGTCGCCGAGATGCCCGAAGACGATGCCGCCGATCGGCCGCGCGACGAACCCCAGCCCCTGGGTGGCCAAAGCCAGCAGCAACTGCGCGACGCCGTTACCCCCAGGGAAGAACAGCGGCCCGAGCACGGTCGCGGCGAGGATGCCGTACAAGGCGAAGTCGTACCACTCCAGAACAGCCCCCGCGGTACTCCCCGCCAGCACACGCCGGAACGCCGAACGGCTCACTCCGGCCCCTGCCTCCGCAGCGGCCACCTCGTCCGGGACGGGCAGGTCGGGCATTTCGCTCTCCTCGGAACGGCGACCGGTCGGCGTGCGACAGGCGGACACTGGTGTCCAACTATCGGGCACCGTGAAGATAGCCGCTCACCTCGGCGGCCCGCAATCGCCCTGGGGCCAAGCGCTAGGCTCCATCGGTGAATCCGGCAGAACTGGTGGGACTCTGGTCGAGTGAACCGTACGAGTACGGCTCGATGGAGATGACCGAGCTGGCGTTGCTGCCTGACGGCCGCGGCTGGTCGCTGTTCGAGAACTCGGTCGGCGCATACGAGATCGAACGGCTGACCTGGAGCGTTCCCGAGCCGGGCCGCCTGGAACTGCACACTCACCTCTACGTTTCCGCCGATATCAGCGAGAATCAGGTGGAGGTCGAACAGGAATCGCCGCTGGACAAGCGGCAGAACGTCGCATACACCCTGAGCGACGACACCACCCCCCTCGAGCCCGACGGGTTCGTCGCGCTGAACCTGAGCGAGCGCGTGGTGGTCCGATCCCGCTTCGGTCTCAGACGGCGTGAGGTCACGATCCACGACGACCAGACCCACGCCGTCGTTCCGTACGGCTAGAAACCAGCACCGCCCCGGCCGCGAAGATCGCACCGAGCCACATCACCGCGGTGGTCCCGGCCGCGTCCGTGGCCAGCCCGCCGATCAACGCTCCGACCGCGATCGCCGCGTTGAACACTCCAGCGAACAGACCCGACGTCGCTTCACGGTCCTCCGGGGCGGCCACCAGCATCCATGCTTGCGCGGCCACCGAGACACCGCCGTACGCCAGGCCCCAGACCACCAAGAGCGCCGCGGCTGCCAGTGTGGTCAGCCCCAGGAGCGGAATCAGCGCCATCGTCGCCGACAAGGTCCCGCTGAGCACCAGCAACGTCACCCGCGGTGATCGCGCCGCTCCGGCGCCCGAGGCGAAATTCCCCGCGACCCCGAAGAGCCCGTAGACCAGGAGGAGCGTTCCGATCTGCCCCGCGCTGACCCCGGACACCTTTTCCAGTACCGGCCGGACATAGGTGTACGCGGTGAAATGCCCGACGACGATCAGCGCCACCACGATCAGTCCGAGGCGCACCCGCGGCACACTCACCAGCCGCAGCATCGCGCCCAGGCGAACGGCCCCTTGCGTCGGTAACGACGGCAGTGACATCACCAAGGCAGCCATTACCACCAGTGAAAGGCCACCGGCACTGACGAAGGCGGCCCGCCAGCCGACCAGTTCCCCGAGGTAGGTGCCTGCTGGTACACCCAGCACGGACGCCACTGCGATGCCGCTGAAGATCAGTGAAGTCGCGGATCCGATCGACCGCGGTGGAACCAGCCGCACGGCCAGGCTCGCGGCGATCGCCCACACTCCGCCCATGCCGATCCCGACGAGGACTCGAGCGACCAGCATGACGCCGAACGCGGGCGACCACGCTGCCAGGAAGTTCCCTGCCGCCAGCAACACCATCAAGGCGCACAGCACGGCCCGCCGATCGAGATTGCCGAGCGCCGGGATCAGCAGGGGCGCGGAGACGGCCGCGACCAGGCCGGTGATCGTGAGCGTCAGACCCGCCATACCTTCGGTGACCTGCAGGTCGCGGCTGATCGGGGTCAGCAGACCCACCGGCAGCATTTCCGAGGTGACCACGGTGAACGTCGCCCCGGCGAGCGAGCTCACCGCCGGCCAGCCCTTTTTCCTCTGTTCGGTTTCCTTTGTCGTCACGTGTTCCAGGCAACCGTCGCCCGCTGCCGGGAACAACGGCCGATGTCTCATCCTTCTATGAGCGGGACTACTTGATCCACGGAAGGAGTGGACCGATGAGCGGCCTGGAGATCCGTGAGCTGGAGGCGTTCCTGGTACTCGCCGAGGAGCTGCACTTCGGCCGGGCGGGCGAACGCCTGTACGTCTCTCAGAGCCGGGTCAGTCAACTGCTCCGCTCGCTGGAGGGACGAATTGGCGCGACGCTCGTCGAGCGGACGAGCCGCCGGGTGGAACTGACTCCGCTAGGAGAGAAGTTCCTCGCCGAACTGCGTCCTGCCTATGAGGCGCTGCGGGCCGCCGTCGAGCACACCCGTTCCACCGCGCGAGGGATCGGCGGTGTGCTGCGAATCGGCTTCCAGGGCATCATCGACGACCACCTCGCGAACGCCATCGGCGGATTTGAGTTCCACCACCCGGACTGCGCGGTGGAACTCACCGAAATCCCGCTGGCCGATCCGTTCGGCTCGCTCCGCCGTCGGGAGATCGACGCGGCGGTGGTGCTGCTTCCGGTGGAGGAACCGGATCTCGTACTCGGTCCGGTTTTCTCTCGTCAGCCACAGATGCTCGCCATCTCGCCTCGGCATCGGTTCGCTCGCAGGGAGTCCGTCACCGTCGAGGAGCTGGCGGAATGTCCTCTGATCGGGATCCGCGGTCCGGCCCCGGAATACTGGCGCCACGCCCAAGCCCCCGAAATCACCCCCGGAGGCCGCCGGATACCGCGTGGACCGACCGTCGGCACATTGCAGGAAGGTATGGGTCTCGCCGCGGCAGGCCAAGGCGCAATGGTGCTGTGCCGCTCGACAGCCGAACACCAAGGACGGCGGGATTCGGTCGCCTTCGTACTGCTCACCGGGCTGCCGGAATCGGTGCTCGGCGTGGTTTGGCATGCGGAGGCCGACGGCAGGGCGCGTGCCTTCGCGGAGGAGATCGCTGTACACGCTCGAAGCTGACCTTGGTCGGGCTGCTTCGAAGGGCGGACGGTCGCTGTGACCGTCCGCCCTCCCGGAAACCGGAAGCTTGATCCTTGGAGGGACGTCAGACCCGGTAGACCTTGATGTACATACTCCGCCATGCACCGTTTTCGTCTTCGAGGCCGACGAAGGCGAATCGATCACCATAGCCAGGTGCCTGGCAGGCCCAGGTCAGTGGTGCGTCGTTCACCATCCCGCGCCGGAAGCAATCCGACAAGTTGATGTAGGACTTGATCGCCACATTGGTCCCGCCCGAGACATCGAACTCGATCACAAGAGGGCCGCCGTAGCTGTAGAAGCCGACGTCACACCAGGACGCCGCGCCGCAGTGTCGCTCGGCGACAAGCGTCGACGCCTGCGCGGTGCCGGGCGTCCCGATCGCGGCCGCCACACCCATAGCGGCGACCACCGAGGCGATCATGGCCGAAATCCTACCCAGTGTTCTACGCACGTAATCTCCCCAGAGTCAGGCGCTGAGCGGGCTGTCAGCAGATGCGAGCGGAATGGAATCGGGCCTCGCCGTAGTCGGCGTTGGGGTCGTAGCCGGGATAGACCTTCCACGGGCTGCCGACGTCGGCGTACAGGCACCACACGTTGTCCGTGGTGTTGGACCAGCTGCGGATGCGGTAGTTGCCGATGCTGATGCCACTCCAGCCGTTGCTGCAGGTCTTGGCACCGCTGTAGTTCGTTCCCGTGTGCACGCAGAGTTCGGGTACGGGGGCCGCGCTCGCGGTCGGCGCGAAAGCGGTCGCCGTGGCCGCGACCGCGGCGAAGGCCATGACGGTTGTTCCCAGTTTCTTCACTTCTGCTCCTTTGTCTCCTCGGCGGAACAAAGAGCAGTAGTCCACGAACGCGAGTCTCCGGGCAAGGCGGTTAAGGCTGCGCTGAAATGGTTGCGGGCCGGGGTTCGGGCGGCAACGAAGCGAAACCGCGTCTACCCAGCAGGGGCCGGATGCTTTCGGCGTCGGGGTGCCCGAGACGGTCGAAGACGGCGAGGGATTCTCGCCAGTACCTGTGGGCGGTCGACTTCTTCCCGGTGGAGTTCGACAGATGCCCGATGGCGCCGAGGGTCGCCGCTATCCCTTCGGTGTCGCCGATTTCGGTCCGGATCGTCAGCGCCCGGTGGAATCCGTCCATCGCCTCTTCGTAGCGGCTGGTGTGATGCAGGATTTGGCTGAGATTGTGCAGCGCCAGGGCTTCGAGGTGTTTGTCCGCCAGTTCTTCGCTCAACGCCAGGGCTTCGAGAAGCCGCTCCCGCGCGAGCTCGGCCAGCCCGAGATCCGCGGCGATGAAGCCGAGGGTGCACAACGCCTTGGCCAGGCCGATCGTGAAGCCTGCCTTTCGGCACAGCTCGACGGAGCGTTCCAGGACGGCGAGGGCGCGTTGCGCGCTGCCAGTGTGATGCAGCACCGTGCCCAGGCAGTCGAGTGCGGCGGCCTGTCCCTCGGGCATGTCCAAATCTTGGAACATGCGTTCCGCTCGGCGTAGGTGCCGTTTCGCGGCGAGAGGATGCTGGCCGCTCGAACGATGGGAGGCCCCGAGGCTGTAGTGCATGGCCGCTTCGGCGGACTTGTTCCCCTCCCGCTGGGCGGCGGTCAACGCCGCTTCGGCCATCGACCGCCAGGTGGCGAGATCGTAGTTGCGCCAGAGGTAGCCGCGAAGCACGTCCGTGATTTGCCACGAGAGTTCTCGCGGGCCGTGCTCCGCGGCATGCAGGACCGTCGCCGCCAGATTTCCGCGTTCGGCCGCGAGCCAGTCCGCCGGCATGACGTGGACTTCCCCGCCCGGCCCTTCCGTTTCGGGTAAGGAACACAGCCGCAGCATTCCCGGATAGGCCTGCTCGGTCAGCACCATCGCCGTGCGCAGGTAGTACTCCGAGAGCCGCCGCCACGCGAGAGCCCGGTCGTCCTCACTGTCCACTTCTGCGCAAAGCTGGGCAGCGTACAGCCGGAGGAGGTCGTGGACCTGGTAACGATCGGACGTGCGACGCTGGACGAGATGGGCTCCGACGAGGCGATCGACGAGCTTCACGGTGTCTGCGACGGTGTCGCCCGCCAAGGCCGCCAGAGCCGCGATACTCACGTCGGCCGACGGCACGAGACCGAGGAGCCGGAACAGGCACGCAGACTCCGGACCAAGCGTGGCGTAGGAGAGCTCGAACGCTGTCTGCACCGCCGCACCGCCACCTGGACCGACGGCCAGCCCTGCGAGTCGGTTGCCCGCGCGGAGCGCGGTCACATAATCGTCGAGGCTGTCGTGGGTACGACTCGCGAGGTTCGCCGCGACGATCCTCAACGCCAGCGGCAGACGTGCGCACAGATCGCTCAGCGCGGACAGGGCCGGGGTGTCCGGACTCCTGTTCAGCAACCGGGCCAGCAGGGTGACCGCCTCTCGCGGGCCGAGCACGTCCAGCTCGATGGACCGGGCATCGGCGTGCAGTCCGAGCGCGGACAGATCATTGCGGCTGGTGACCACGACCACGCTGCGAGAATTGGCTGGCAGAACGGGAAGGACCTGCTCCGGCCCCGTCACATTGTCCAGCACGAGCAGCACTTCCCGGTCGGCGAGCAGGGAACGCAGCAGGGCCGCACGCGCTTCGACGTCGAGTGGCACCGCGGTGGAGGTGACCCCTAGACCGGTCAGGAACGCCGTCAGCG contains these protein-coding regions:
- a CDS encoding BTAD domain-containing putative transcriptional regulator produces the protein MTLGKALLAYRARTGITQDELARRAGISVRTLRDIEHEVVVRPHSRSVRKLVQTTGLSAVEIDSGAALRIDVLGPMIVHDGPRRIDVGAPMLRRLLGLLALRANEPVSRSEIVDFLWGEDIPATYRNLVHTYASRIRRLLRTSGDEPQPLERGGTGYRLTLTAGQTDVLDFLLRVADAAALHEAGRLEASEGEYEKALSLWRGPVLADLGPEIQQHPAVVALTQRRMVVTLAHADLAFAHGRHHSALPGLRDVAETEPLHEGINARIILALAATGQRQAAVRLFHELSVKLRESFGVDPGTELRAAYLHCLEPGRATPPRTGNFRAPEQLPPDSTTFMGRAAQLAELDAFLSASDHTRRAARVVVITGSAGVGKTALAIHWAHRVSGRFPDGQLYYNLHGFSDSVTRTAGDALTAFLTGLGVTSTAVPLDVEARAALLRSLLADREVLLVLDNVTGPEQVLPVLPANSRSVVVVTSRNDLSALGLHADARSIELDVLGPREAVTLLARLLNRSPDTPALSALSDLCARLPLALRIVAANLASRTHDSLDDYVTALRAGNRLAGLAVGPGGGAAVQTAFELSYATLGPESACLFRLLGLVPSADVSIAALAALAGDTVADTVKLVDRLVGAHLVQRRTSDRYQVHDLLRLYAAQLCAEVDSEDDRALAWRRLSEYYLRTAMVLTEQAYPGMLRLCSLPETEGPGGEVHVMPADWLAAERGNLAATVLHAAEHGPRELSWQITDVLRGYLWRNYDLATWRSMAEAALTAAQREGNKSAEAAMHYSLGASHRSSGQHPLAAKRHLRRAERMFQDLDMPEGQAAALDCLGTVLHHTGSAQRALAVLERSVELCRKAGFTIGLAKALCTLGFIAADLGLAELARERLLEALALSEELADKHLEALALHNLSQILHHTSRYEEAMDGFHRALTIRTEIGDTEGIAATLGAIGHLSNSTGKKSTAHRYWRESLAVFDRLGHPDAESIRPLLGRRGFASLPPEPRPATISAQP